A genomic stretch from Symbiobacterium terraclitae includes:
- the mtnP gene encoding S-methyl-5'-thioadenosine phosphorylase — translation MTQKVRLAIIGGTGVYDPRILENIREEVITTPYGQAMVRIGTYQGEPVAFMARHGVNHSVPPHLINYRANIYALKMLGVERVIATTAVGSCNRNMKPGDFVVVDQFLDFTKGRISTFFEGGESGVVHTDVTEPYCPEIRSVLIAAAEEVGIPVHPAGTYVCTEGPRFETAAEIRMFGQLGGDVVGMTNVPECVLAREAGLCYATVSMVTNFGAGISPNPLTHEEVLEVMAANGENLKKLLFTTLKQIASERGCTCHRNNTALKV, via the coding sequence ATGACGCAGAAAGTTCGGCTCGCCATCATCGGCGGCACGGGTGTCTACGACCCCCGCATCCTAGAAAACATCCGGGAAGAGGTCATCACCACCCCGTACGGGCAGGCCATGGTCCGGATCGGCACCTACCAGGGTGAGCCCGTGGCCTTCATGGCGCGCCACGGCGTGAACCACTCTGTGCCGCCGCATCTCATCAACTACCGGGCCAACATCTACGCCCTGAAGATGCTGGGCGTGGAGCGGGTGATCGCCACCACCGCCGTGGGCTCCTGCAACCGGAACATGAAGCCCGGCGACTTCGTGGTGGTGGACCAGTTCCTGGACTTCACCAAGGGGCGGATCTCCACGTTCTTCGAGGGCGGCGAGTCCGGCGTGGTCCACACCGACGTCACCGAGCCGTACTGCCCCGAGATCCGCAGCGTGCTGATCGCCGCGGCAGAGGAAGTCGGCATCCCCGTCCATCCGGCGGGCACGTACGTCTGCACCGAGGGGCCGCGCTTTGAGACCGCGGCGGAGATCCGCATGTTCGGCCAGCTGGGCGGCGACGTGGTGGGCATGACCAACGTGCCCGAGTGCGTGCTGGCCCGGGAGGCGGGCCTCTGCTACGCCACGGTCTCGATGGTGACCAACTTCGGCGCCGGCATCTCGCCCAACCCGCTCACCCACGAGGAGGTCCTCGAGGTGATGGCGGCCAACGGCGAGAACCTGAAGAAGCTGCTGTTCACCACGCTGAAGCAGATTGCCTCCGAGCGGGGCTGCACCTGCCACCGCAACAACACGGCCCTGAAGGTGTAG
- a CDS encoding sugar phosphate isomerase/epimerase family protein encodes MAQLFVPLQGAFGRIAGSGVNTYGESLERPQWQGAEIGLCDTMPDLLGAIAEAEYYEWVIGTHHPTYREGGPAWCRFLDPDVTVRAEALDVAYSAAQAAHRLGARYILFHFPWPALQMPGVDYAALGWTFKDADPLPLDAWPDEAVLYDWSRRCFERFAEIQERERIGVVLEIDGPNPYFFDGELYSRLFQEYPSLSICIDTGRLGLLARTHGQDPVALARRWLPWARHLHLNTSRWDEHGRFRSHLPTNASHTADRWPSVTPAADIARMVVEAHPRAIVVLEHDPRAVPPEELEACHAWAQELVAEP; translated from the coding sequence ATGGCACAGCTCTTCGTGCCGCTGCAAGGCGCCTTCGGCCGCATCGCGGGCTCCGGCGTCAACACCTACGGCGAGTCGCTGGAGCGCCCCCAGTGGCAGGGGGCGGAGATCGGCCTCTGCGACACCATGCCCGACCTGCTGGGCGCCATCGCCGAGGCGGAGTACTACGAGTGGGTGATCGGCACCCACCATCCCACGTACCGGGAGGGGGGCCCGGCATGGTGCCGGTTCCTCGACCCGGACGTTACCGTGCGGGCAGAGGCGCTGGACGTGGCATACAGCGCCGCACAGGCCGCCCACCGGCTGGGCGCCCGCTACATCCTGTTCCACTTCCCGTGGCCGGCGCTGCAGATGCCGGGGGTGGACTACGCCGCCCTCGGCTGGACCTTCAAGGACGCCGACCCGCTGCCGCTGGACGCCTGGCCCGATGAGGCCGTCCTCTACGACTGGAGCCGGCGCTGCTTCGAGCGCTTCGCCGAGATCCAGGAGCGGGAGCGCATCGGGGTGGTGCTGGAGATCGACGGCCCCAACCCCTACTTCTTCGACGGCGAGCTCTACAGCCGTCTGTTCCAGGAGTACCCGAGCCTCTCGATCTGCATCGACACCGGGCGCCTGGGGCTCCTGGCCCGGACCCACGGGCAGGACCCGGTTGCCCTGGCCCGGCGCTGGCTGCCCTGGGCGCGGCACCTGCACCTGAACACCTCGCGCTGGGACGAACACGGCCGGTTCCGCAGCCACCTGCCGACGAACGCGAGCCACACGGCCGACCGCTGGCCCTCCGTGACCCCGGCGGCCGACATCGCCCGGATGGTGGTGGAGGCTCACCCCCGTGCCATCGTGGTGCTGGAGCACGACCCCCGGGCCGTGCCGCCGGAGGAGCTGGAGGCCTGCCACGCCTGGGCGCAGGAGCTGGTGGCTGAGCCCTAG
- a CDS encoding LysM peptidoglycan-binding domain-containing protein, which yields MAEHGTQGEGGVENQYYRRWRGGGLGRLLLVTTGDLNLDGVPEIVACAGRELKVYHWTGDTYALLAEAALPRDALSLAVGQVDPTGPGTVAVGTRDNILLYALTPTGLVALCQTLLYPNAYFRSLSLDDVNDDGRAEVIAGASGAQTMYLFQVMAVGRESRLEELGRLYVGGLVAARPTSAGEVVTATKDGYVDVYVPCSLLPRESQTVYTVRRGDSLWRLARKFGTSPGAIARANKLEEPYQLTPGQVLIIPGRRSARSPD from the coding sequence ATGGCGGAGCACGGAACTCAGGGCGAAGGAGGCGTTGAGAACCAGTACTACCGGCGGTGGCGGGGCGGCGGCCTGGGGCGGTTGCTCCTGGTGACCACGGGCGACCTGAACCTGGACGGCGTGCCCGAGATCGTCGCCTGCGCGGGGCGGGAGCTGAAGGTCTACCACTGGACCGGCGACACCTACGCCCTGCTGGCCGAGGCGGCCCTGCCCAGGGACGCCCTCTCGCTGGCGGTGGGCCAGGTCGACCCGACCGGACCCGGCACGGTGGCCGTGGGGACCCGTGACAACATCCTGCTCTACGCCCTCACGCCCACGGGCCTGGTGGCCCTGTGCCAGACGCTGCTGTATCCCAACGCCTACTTCCGCTCCCTCAGCCTGGATGACGTGAACGACGACGGTCGGGCCGAGGTGATCGCCGGCGCCTCGGGAGCGCAGACGATGTATCTCTTTCAGGTGATGGCCGTGGGCCGGGAGAGCCGCCTGGAGGAGCTGGGCCGCCTCTACGTGGGCGGACTGGTGGCCGCGCGGCCGACCTCGGCGGGCGAGGTGGTGACGGCCACCAAGGACGGCTACGTGGACGTCTACGTCCCCTGCTCCCTCCTCCCCCGGGAAAGCCAGACCGTCTACACGGTCAGGCGGGGCGACAGCCTCTGGCGGCTGGCCCGCAAGTTCGGGACCTCGCCCGGGGCCATCGCCAGGGCCAACAAGCTGGAGGAGCCGTATCAGCTTACGCCCGGACAGGTGCTGATCATCCCCGGCCGGCGGAGCGCCAGATCCCCGGACTAG
- a CDS encoding VanZ family protein, with amino-acid sequence MRLALRMVPALLWMALIYRSSATPDLRGLPLVQRLGLLPHDLSPEAAWWLEMLLRKSAHMVAYAILAVLLAWALSARLPGRTALRAALATAVLYAVSDEVHQAFVPTREGRLLDVAIDGAGAVLGLLLLRPRLPTGARAPARPQ; translated from the coding sequence ATGCGTCTCGCTCTGCGCATGGTACCTGCCCTGCTCTGGATGGCGCTCATCTACCGGTCGTCGGCCACCCCGGACCTGCGGGGCCTCCCCCTGGTGCAACGGCTGGGGCTCCTGCCCCACGACCTGTCACCCGAGGCGGCCTGGTGGCTCGAGATGCTTCTGCGCAAGTCTGCCCACATGGTCGCCTACGCTATTCTGGCCGTGCTGCTGGCCTGGGCCCTCTCCGCCCGCCTCCCGGGGCGCACGGCCCTCCGGGCGGCGCTGGCGACGGCTGTGCTCTACGCCGTCAGCGACGAAGTGCATCAGGCGTTCGTGCCGACGCGTGAGGGCCGGCTCCTGGACGTGGCCATCGACGGGGCAGGGGCGGTCCTGGGCCTGCTCCTCCTGCGGCCGCGGCTGCCGACAGGGGCCCGTGCGCCGGCGCGGCCGCAGTAG
- the ndk gene encoding nucleoside-diphosphate kinase, with protein sequence MERSFVMVKPDGVQRGLVGEVISRLERRGLKLVAAKLMTVSRELAEQHYAELKDKPFFPGLIDFITSGPVMAMVWEGPNAIATIRKTMGATNPANAEPGTIRADFACDVSYNVVHGSDGPENAAREIKLWFGEVEASWTRSVDRWIFPER encoded by the coding sequence ATGGAGCGCAGCTTTGTTATGGTGAAGCCCGACGGCGTCCAGCGGGGACTGGTGGGCGAGGTCATCAGCCGGCTCGAGCGCCGGGGCCTGAAGCTCGTGGCCGCCAAGCTCATGACCGTCTCCCGGGAGCTGGCCGAACAGCACTACGCCGAACTGAAGGACAAGCCCTTCTTCCCCGGCCTGATCGACTTCATCACCTCCGGCCCGGTCATGGCGATGGTCTGGGAGGGGCCCAACGCCATCGCCACCATCCGCAAGACGATGGGCGCGACCAACCCGGCCAACGCCGAACCCGGCACCATCCGGGCCGACTTCGCCTGCGACGTCTCCTACAACGTCGTCCACGGCTCCGACGGTCCCGAGAACGCCGCCCGCGAGATCAAGCTCTGGTTCGGCGAGGTCGAGGCGTCCTGGACCCGGTCGGTGGACCGCTGGATCTTCCCCGAGCGCTAA
- a CDS encoding adenosylhomocysteinase — MQSKVSASTLRDPGLAPSGHQKIDWVRAHMPILNQLEKELGATRPFAGQRVAMSIHLEAKTAYMALVFAAAGAEVFLTGSNPLSTQDDVAAAAAERGVTVHAWHGATAEEYTEHLVRTLQAARPTLLLDDGGDLTYLLHTSHKELGEGLIGGSEETSTGVQRLRAMEAEGVLRFPMVAVNHARMKHLFDNRYGTGQSTMESIMRNTNLSIAGKRVVVAGYGWCGKGVAMRARGLGARVIVCEVDPVLANEALMDGFDVMPMIRAAALGDIFVTVTGCEKVIRREHFAVMRDGAILANAGHFDVEIYKPDLEAWGGKPVRVRPNVDAYTGADGRRLYLIGEGRLANLAAGDGHPAEVMDLSFAVQILTHLWLLENRGKLEKRVVQVPAEIDARVAETRLRALGVEIDRLTPEQEQYIKSWQV, encoded by the coding sequence GTGCAGAGTAAGGTATCGGCCTCGACCCTGCGGGATCCCGGCCTCGCGCCGAGCGGCCACCAGAAGATCGACTGGGTCCGGGCCCACATGCCCATCCTGAACCAGCTGGAGAAGGAGCTGGGCGCGACCCGGCCCTTTGCCGGTCAGCGGGTGGCGATGTCGATCCACCTGGAGGCGAAGACCGCCTACATGGCGCTGGTCTTCGCCGCGGCCGGCGCGGAGGTCTTCCTCACCGGCTCCAACCCGCTCTCCACCCAGGATGACGTGGCCGCCGCCGCGGCCGAGCGGGGCGTCACCGTGCACGCCTGGCACGGGGCGACGGCGGAGGAGTACACGGAGCACCTCGTCCGCACGCTGCAGGCCGCCCGCCCCACGCTCCTGCTGGACGATGGCGGCGACCTGACCTACCTGCTCCACACCAGCCACAAGGAGCTGGGCGAGGGCCTCATCGGCGGTTCGGAGGAGACCTCCACCGGCGTGCAGCGGCTCCGGGCGATGGAGGCCGAGGGCGTGCTGCGCTTCCCGATGGTCGCGGTCAACCACGCCCGGATGAAGCACCTGTTCGACAACCGCTACGGCACAGGCCAGTCGACGATGGAGTCGATCATGCGCAACACCAACCTCTCCATCGCCGGCAAGCGGGTCGTGGTGGCCGGCTACGGCTGGTGCGGCAAGGGCGTGGCGATGCGGGCCCGCGGGCTCGGCGCGCGGGTGATCGTCTGCGAGGTTGATCCCGTGCTGGCCAACGAGGCGCTGATGGACGGCTTCGACGTGATGCCGATGATCCGGGCGGCGGCCCTCGGCGACATCTTCGTCACGGTGACCGGCTGTGAGAAGGTGATCCGCCGGGAGCACTTCGCGGTGATGCGCGACGGGGCGATCCTCGCCAACGCGGGCCACTTCGACGTGGAGATCTACAAGCCCGACCTCGAGGCCTGGGGCGGGAAGCCGGTGCGGGTACGGCCCAACGTGGACGCCTACACCGGGGCGGACGGCCGCAGGCTCTACCTCATCGGCGAAGGGCGGCTCGCCAACCTGGCCGCGGGCGACGGCCATCCAGCTGAGGTGATGGACCTCTCCTTCGCCGTGCAGATCCTGACCCACCTCTGGCTCCTGGAGAACCGGGGCAAGCTGGAGAAGCGGGTGGTCCAGGTGCCGGCCGAGATCGACGCGCGGGTCGCGGAGACCCGGCTCCGGGCCCTGGGCGTGGAGATCGACCGGCTGACGCCCGAGCAGGAGCAGTACATCAAGTCCTGGCAGGTGTAA